A region from the Oceanidesulfovibrio marinus genome encodes:
- a CDS encoding helix-turn-helix transcriptional regulator: MTQHIPLARLSHVFRIADYLQQVGFSATSLMDRHCIPQRCERRQGGFVTSFSAARFIKDATYQTGIYDCMLKAGLHGRTYGFYAKEINSVGSYTTLKEYLHSLCSNMVKESSYVQVSMRYENSLDGKVNIVLVISDSSQSRIPQTELYTLGILLGAVREYLGWPFKPARVYLQENHVGKDVINVNFEDGQVYYDAKFTGFEVPLPLLGSRPANGKPHEIIYNGEECPSREFVDSLRQLMKSYVGMNIFTVGMAAEHSFMSVRTLQRKLAARETNFKRLYNQARFEVSRTLLLETDLPVADIAHDVGYADPTCFTHFFRTLTGMSPRAFRKEGRLQEVVRADPPQGALTQERSL, translated from the coding sequence ATGACTCAGCACATCCCATTAGCCCGGCTTTCACACGTCTTCAGAATTGCTGACTATCTACAACAAGTCGGCTTTTCTGCAACATCTTTGATGGACCGTCACTGCATTCCGCAAAGATGCGAGAGAAGGCAAGGAGGATTTGTCACGTCATTTTCTGCTGCACGATTTATAAAAGACGCAACATACCAGACAGGAATATATGATTGCATGCTCAAGGCTGGGCTTCATGGTCGTACATATGGATTTTACGCCAAGGAAATTAATTCAGTAGGAAGTTACACGACACTGAAAGAGTATCTTCATTCGCTGTGTAGCAACATGGTAAAAGAAAGCTCCTATGTCCAGGTGTCGATGCGATATGAGAACAGTCTTGACGGTAAGGTCAATATTGTTCTTGTCATATCAGACAGCAGCCAGTCGCGTATCCCGCAGACGGAATTGTACACGTTGGGAATACTTCTTGGGGCTGTTCGGGAATATCTTGGTTGGCCGTTTAAACCTGCACGGGTCTATCTTCAGGAAAATCACGTAGGCAAGGACGTTATCAACGTTAATTTTGAAGATGGGCAGGTTTACTATGACGCAAAGTTTACAGGCTTTGAAGTACCGTTGCCGTTGCTCGGGTCTCGACCGGCCAACGGAAAGCCGCATGAAATCATTTATAATGGGGAAGAGTGCCCGAGCCGGGAGTTTGTCGATTCCTTAAGGCAGCTCATGAAGTCCTACGTGGGGATGAACATCTTCACCGTCGGGATGGCTGCGGAGCACTCCTTCATGAGCGTCAGGACGTTGCAACGCAAGCTTGCCGCGAGGGAGACGAACTTCAAGCGCCTCTACAACCAGGCGCGTTTCGAGGTGAGCCGGACGCTGCTTCTGGAAACAGATTTGCCAGTAGCGGACATAGCGCACGACGTAGGCTACGCAGATCCTACGTGTTTCACGCATTTCTTCCGCACCCTGACAGGCATGTCGCCCCGGGCGTTCAGAAAGGAGGGGCGATTACAGGAAGTTGTCCGGGCCGATCCCCCACAGGGGGCTTTGACGCAGGAACGGAGTCTTTGA
- a CDS encoding arylsulfatase, producing the protein MRERKWFVAAVLGALLVAVAPGLALGQSKPNIVYIMGDDIGWYNIGVYHRGIMASKTPNIDKLAAEGALFTDYYTEASCTAGRANFITGQLPIRTGLTTVGQAGQDIGMPSESPTIATALKEQGYATAQFGKNHLGDLNKYLPTMHGFDEYFGWLYHLDAMQDPFNKTYPENLKASVGPRNLVSSVATDKDDPTEDPRWGKVGKQKITDEGPLPPHPTKGIKYNMETIDEEVARRSVDFIERSHKAGKPFFLWLNPSRMHVFTHLSEEYMNKITPENNWTISEAGMAQFDDVIGTVMAKLDELGISDNTIIAVTTDNGAEYFSWPDGGITPFAGTKGMVTEGGFRSPMVMRWPGKIKPGAVINGIVSGLDWFPTFVAAAGGPADIGDQLQKGLTLDGTEYKVHLDGYNQMDLLTDAGESKRHEVWYFAEANIGAARIDDYKFTFLDQPDGWFGPKQSVNWPILTNLRTDPFERCKSFAECPSAMMDFFAHEFWRFTFVQKEVAKLARTFIDFPPQQDPASFNLEQVKAKIKEVQKKMQNGQPGN; encoded by the coding sequence ATGAGAGAACGAAAATGGTTTGTTGCGGCTGTGTTGGGTGCGCTCCTAGTGGCGGTTGCTCCGGGGCTTGCCCTTGGGCAATCCAAACCCAACATCGTCTACATCATGGGCGACGACATCGGCTGGTACAACATCGGCGTCTATCACCGCGGCATCATGGCAAGCAAAACGCCCAACATCGACAAGCTCGCCGCCGAAGGGGCGCTTTTCACTGATTACTACACCGAGGCGAGCTGCACGGCCGGCCGGGCCAACTTCATCACCGGCCAGCTGCCCATCCGTACGGGGCTCACCACAGTCGGCCAGGCCGGACAGGACATCGGTATGCCGAGCGAGTCGCCGACCATCGCCACCGCACTGAAAGAGCAGGGCTACGCCACGGCCCAGTTCGGCAAGAACCACCTGGGCGATCTGAACAAGTACCTGCCCACCATGCACGGCTTCGACGAGTACTTCGGCTGGCTCTACCACCTGGACGCCATGCAGGACCCGTTCAACAAGACGTATCCTGAGAACCTGAAGGCAAGCGTCGGCCCGCGCAACCTGGTGTCCAGCGTGGCCACGGACAAGGATGATCCTACGGAAGACCCGCGCTGGGGCAAGGTCGGCAAGCAGAAGATCACCGACGAAGGCCCGCTGCCGCCGCATCCTACAAAGGGCATCAAGTACAACATGGAGACCATCGACGAGGAAGTGGCGCGCCGGTCGGTCGACTTCATCGAGCGCAGCCACAAGGCCGGCAAGCCGTTCTTTCTGTGGCTCAACCCCTCCCGGATGCACGTCTTTACGCACCTGTCCGAGGAGTACATGAACAAGATCACGCCCGAGAACAACTGGACAATTTCCGAAGCCGGCATGGCCCAGTTCGACGACGTGATCGGTACCGTGATGGCCAAGCTGGACGAGCTCGGCATCTCGGACAACACCATCATCGCCGTGACCACCGACAACGGCGCCGAGTATTTCAGCTGGCCCGACGGCGGCATTACGCCCTTTGCCGGAACCAAGGGCATGGTTACGGAAGGTGGTTTCCGCTCACCCATGGTTATGCGTTGGCCTGGCAAGATCAAGCCAGGCGCCGTGATCAACGGTATCGTGTCCGGTCTCGACTGGTTCCCGACCTTCGTGGCCGCTGCTGGCGGTCCGGCCGATATCGGCGACCAGCTTCAGAAGGGCCTTACACTGGACGGTACGGAGTACAAGGTGCACTTGGACGGCTACAACCAGATGGACCTGTTGACCGACGCGGGAGAGTCCAAGCGTCATGAAGTCTGGTACTTCGCCGAGGCGAACATCGGCGCGGCGCGCATCGATGATTACAAGTTCACCTTCCTGGATCAGCCCGACGGCTGGTTCGGACCCAAGCAGTCCGTGAATTGGCCGATTCTGACGAATCTTCGCACTGATCCTTTCGAGCGGTGCAAAAGCTTTGCAGAGTGCCCGAGCGCCATGATGGACTTCTTTGCGCATGAGTTCTGGCGCTTCACCTTTGTGCAGAAGGAGGTGGCGAAGCTCGCCAGGACCTTTATCGACTTCCCGCCGCAGCAGGATCCGGCATCCTTCAACCTGGAGCAGGTGAAAGCGAAGATCAAAGAGGTGCAGAAGAAGATGCAAAACGGGCAACCCGGTAACTAG
- a CDS encoding AraC family transcriptional regulator, which produces MHESYIPYPEGHGLNGARSALAEKLGRLTGKECHLETPVPGLWLNKCTAPTEPASYMHEPSICLVAQGAKRVLLGEDEYRYDAHHSLITSVGLPVVSQVTEATEETPYLGLKLKLDLRMVAQLMVDSNLPVARAQQAQRGIAVSEVSLPLLGAFLRLLDLLDTPQDIPILAPLVQREIAYRLLVGSQGPRLRQIAAAGSHSHQIARAIDWLKLNYTQQLRVDDLAAHTGMSTSSFHHHFRALTAMSPLQFQKWIRLHEARRLMLMDHLDATSAALQVGYESASQFSREYSRLFGAPPLRDIKRLHQMAQLETAQLGN; this is translated from the coding sequence ATGCACGAGTCGTATATACCATATCCGGAAGGCCACGGCCTGAATGGCGCGCGCAGTGCGCTGGCCGAAAAGCTGGGCCGGCTGACAGGGAAAGAGTGCCATCTGGAAACGCCGGTTCCCGGGTTGTGGCTTAACAAATGCACAGCGCCCACGGAGCCGGCCAGCTACATGCACGAGCCGAGCATCTGTCTGGTGGCCCAGGGAGCCAAGCGCGTGCTCCTGGGCGAAGACGAGTACAGGTACGACGCCCACCATTCTCTGATTACGTCCGTGGGGTTGCCCGTGGTGTCCCAGGTGACCGAGGCGACCGAGGAGACGCCGTACCTCGGGCTGAAGTTGAAGCTCGATTTACGGATGGTCGCGCAGCTGATGGTGGACAGCAACCTGCCCGTGGCCCGGGCGCAGCAGGCACAACGCGGCATAGCTGTCAGCGAGGTGTCGCTGCCGTTGCTCGGCGCGTTCCTGCGGTTGCTCGATCTGCTCGATACGCCGCAGGACATACCGATACTTGCGCCTCTGGTGCAGCGGGAGATCGCCTACCGCCTGCTGGTGGGGAGTCAGGGGCCACGGCTGCGGCAGATCGCCGCGGCAGGGAGCCACAGCCATCAGATCGCGCGGGCTATCGACTGGCTGAAACTGAACTACACCCAACAGCTGCGCGTGGACGATCTCGCCGCGCACACCGGGATGAGCACGTCGTCCTTCCACCACCATTTCCGCGCGCTGACGGCCATGAGCCCTTTGCAGTTTCAGAAGTGGATTCGGCTGCACGAGGCGCGGCGGCTGATGCTCATGGATCACCTGGACGCCACGAGCGCGGCGCTGCAGGTGGGATACGAGAGCGCGTCGCAGTTCAGCCGCGAGTACAGCCGGCTGTTCGGCGCGCCGCCTCTGCGCGACATCAAGCGGCTGCATCAGATGGCGCAGCTGGAGACGGCGCAGCTGGGGAACTGA
- a CDS encoding arabinose transporter, which translates to MSAEEIQTSNNSRWSLPALLPLMGVVFASFLVIGMAIPVVPLYVSHGLGLGTFMVGLAVSCEFATALFSRIWAGHHADTRGAKRTVIIGLIMGAIAGLLYVASLSLLSMQGLSILVLLLGRGLLGAAESFVITGALSWGLATAGVQNAGKVIAWLGTALWAGFAAGAPAGTALYDDYGFISIALGTIILPLLTLLFVVPLTAKQATNRSSSALKAMTQVLGVVWLPGIGLALTAVGFGAITTFGALLFAHRDWSSAWLVFTSLSVAFILGRILFGHLPDKLGGARVALVSVLVEAFGVLLIWLAPSPTLVFIGAAFTGLGYSLVYPGFGLVAVHLASPENYGLAMGTYTAFLDLSLGLAGPSLGLVAAHTGLGSVFLVSAVVVLCATPIALYLLKTRAAVRATSQEERLDNA; encoded by the coding sequence ATGTCTGCGGAAGAAATCCAGACGTCCAACAACAGCCGTTGGAGCCTGCCGGCGCTTCTGCCGCTCATGGGTGTTGTTTTCGCCTCCTTTCTGGTCATCGGCATGGCCATACCCGTGGTCCCGCTCTATGTATCGCACGGGCTCGGCCTCGGCACGTTCATGGTCGGCCTAGCTGTCAGCTGCGAGTTCGCCACGGCGCTGTTCTCGCGGATCTGGGCCGGACACCACGCCGACACCCGGGGGGCCAAGCGTACGGTGATCATAGGCTTGATAATGGGCGCCATCGCCGGCCTTCTCTACGTCGCCTCCTTGTCGCTGCTGTCCATGCAAGGCCTTTCGATCCTGGTCCTGCTCCTGGGCAGGGGGCTGCTCGGCGCAGCGGAAAGCTTCGTCATCACCGGCGCACTGAGTTGGGGCCTGGCAACCGCAGGCGTACAGAACGCCGGCAAGGTCATTGCCTGGCTCGGGACGGCTCTGTGGGCCGGCTTTGCGGCGGGCGCTCCGGCAGGCACAGCCCTTTACGACGACTATGGGTTCATTTCCATCGCCCTGGGCACGATCATCCTGCCGCTGCTGACCCTGCTCTTTGTCGTGCCGCTCACCGCAAAACAGGCCACGAATCGATCATCCAGCGCCCTGAAGGCGATGACCCAGGTCCTTGGCGTTGTCTGGCTTCCGGGCATCGGGTTGGCCCTGACTGCGGTGGGGTTCGGCGCCATCACCACGTTCGGCGCCCTGCTCTTTGCACATCGGGACTGGAGCTCAGCCTGGCTCGTTTTCACGTCGCTCAGCGTGGCCTTCATTCTTGGACGGATCCTGTTCGGCCATCTGCCGGACAAGCTCGGCGGCGCCCGCGTGGCTCTGGTCAGCGTTTTGGTCGAGGCCTTCGGCGTACTGCTGATCTGGCTTGCGCCGTCACCAACGCTGGTGTTCATCGGAGCAGCCTTCACTGGCCTGGGCTACTCCCTGGTCTACCCCGGCTTCGGCCTCGTGGCGGTTCATCTTGCATCGCCGGAAAACTACGGGTTGGCCATGGGAACCTACACGGCGTTTCTCGATCTGTCCCTGGGGCTTGCGGGTCCGTCGCTTGGGCTCGTCGCGGCCCACACCGGACTGGGCTCGGTGTTCCTTGTCAGCGCAGTGGTCGTACTCTGCGCAACCCCCATCGCACTATATCTTCTGAAAACCAGGGCCGCAGTGCGTGCAACCAGCCAGGAAGAACGCCTTGACAATGCCTGA
- a CDS encoding cytochrome b N-terminal domain-containing protein, which translates to MRSSRRSITDLILHLHPRSVSFSTLRFTLSWGLGGMAVTLTGLLFLTGILLLLVYQPSTDSAYSSVLTLTREVPFGLWVRNIHYWSANLLVAVALLHLLRVILTGAFGPGRRLNWIIGLALLVLLLAANFTGYLLPWDQLAYWAVTICTSMLGYIPLCGEWLQALFRGGSEIGPSTLANFFVLHVAFIPGSLFILMLWHFWLVRRAGGLVQAEQGRAERSPTVPDLVMREAAVGLTLVALVLLLAMVWNAPLQEQANPGMSPNPTKAPWYFQGFQELLLHIHPVYAVFVWPLLGGVILLAIPFWRGSSLPSGVWFGSERGRVAAIWTAVAGIAATFGVILLDTLVLSSDAVAANTLITRGLAPTAVLIVLAVALYALMVRKLRYTRAEAVMAGLLLAVVVLSMCTVVGVWFRGQGMHLVMPWAQGAM; encoded by the coding sequence ATGCGGTCTTCCAGAAGATCCATCACCGACCTGATCCTCCACCTGCATCCGCGCAGCGTGTCGTTCAGCACGCTCAGGTTCACCCTGAGCTGGGGACTGGGGGGCATGGCGGTCACGCTGACCGGCCTGTTGTTCCTCACCGGCATCCTGCTTTTGCTGGTCTACCAGCCCTCCACAGATTCCGCCTACAGCTCCGTGCTCACCCTGACGCGCGAGGTCCCCTTCGGCCTCTGGGTGCGCAACATCCACTACTGGAGCGCCAACCTGCTGGTCGCGGTCGCCTTGCTGCATCTTCTGCGGGTGATTCTGACCGGAGCCTTCGGACCAGGACGGCGGCTCAACTGGATCATCGGCCTGGCCCTGCTTGTGCTGCTCCTGGCCGCCAACTTCACAGGCTATCTGCTGCCCTGGGACCAGCTCGCCTACTGGGCAGTGACCATCTGCACCAGCATGCTGGGCTACATACCTCTGTGCGGCGAGTGGTTGCAGGCGCTGTTCCGCGGCGGGTCCGAGATAGGCCCGTCCACTCTGGCCAACTTCTTTGTGCTGCACGTGGCGTTCATTCCCGGCTCCCTGTTCATCCTGATGCTCTGGCACTTCTGGCTGGTGCGCCGCGCCGGCGGTCTGGTGCAGGCGGAGCAGGGCAGGGCGGAACGCTCGCCCACCGTGCCCGACCTGGTCATGCGCGAAGCCGCCGTGGGGCTCACGCTGGTAGCTCTGGTGCTGCTTCTGGCCATGGTCTGGAACGCGCCGTTGCAGGAGCAGGCCAACCCGGGCATGAGCCCGAACCCGACCAAGGCGCCGTGGTACTTCCAGGGCTTCCAGGAGCTGCTGCTGCACATCCACCCGGTGTACGCGGTCTTTGTCTGGCCGCTGCTGGGTGGGGTGATCCTGCTGGCAATCCCGTTCTGGCGCGGAAGTTCGCTGCCGTCCGGCGTCTGGTTCGGATCGGAACGCGGCCGTGTTGCAGCCATCTGGACAGCCGTTGCCGGGATAGCCGCTACCTTTGGCGTGATTCTCCTTGATACTTTGGTCCTGAGCTCGGACGCCGTGGCCGCGAACACGCTGATCACGCGCGGCCTTGCGCCCACGGCGGTGCTCATCGTGCTTGCGGTCGCCCTATACGCGCTGATGGTCCGGAAGCTTCGGTATACCCGCGCCGAGGCTGTCATGGCCGGGCTGCTGCTCGCAGTGGTGGTCCTGTCCATGTGCACGGTGGTCGGGGTCTGGTTCCGCGGTCAGGGCATGCACCTGGTCATGCCCTGGGCGCAGGGCGCGATGTAG
- a CDS encoding HAD family hydrolase has translation MKQVLRAAVVLAFILVFCQTARADDPLLSWNDGPAKTAIIDFVEKVTADGTADFVPVEERIATFDNDGTLWAEKPLYFQLFFALDRVKALAPEHPEWQTQEPFASLLKGDTKKALEGGQKAALEIVMATHTGMTTAEFENIVTMWIATAKHPETHRLYTQMVYQPMLELLDYLRDNGFKTFIVSGGGIEFMRPWTDNVYGIPPEQVVGSSIKTRFEMRPDGPVLIRLPDMNFVDDKTGKPVGINSHIGRRPIAAFGNSDGDLQMLQWTMAGPGARFALLVHHTDAEREFAYDKGAENALKEAAANGWTVVDMKDDWNAVYPPDGQ, from the coding sequence ATGAAACAAGTACTTCGCGCCGCAGTCGTACTGGCCTTTATCCTGGTGTTCTGCCAGACGGCCCGGGCCGACGATCCGCTGCTGTCCTGGAACGACGGACCGGCCAAGACGGCGATCATTGATTTTGTGGAGAAGGTGACCGCGGACGGCACGGCGGACTTTGTGCCTGTGGAGGAGCGCATCGCCACCTTTGACAACGACGGTACGCTGTGGGCGGAGAAGCCTTTGTACTTCCAGCTCTTCTTCGCGCTGGACCGCGTCAAGGCGCTCGCGCCCGAGCATCCGGAATGGCAGACCCAGGAGCCATTCGCCTCGCTGCTCAAGGGCGATACGAAAAAGGCCCTGGAAGGCGGGCAGAAGGCGGCTCTCGAAATAGTCATGGCCACCCACACGGGCATGACCACCGCGGAGTTCGAGAACATCGTGACCATGTGGATCGCCACGGCGAAACATCCGGAAACCCACCGCCTCTACACGCAGATGGTCTACCAGCCCATGCTCGAACTGCTCGACTACCTGCGCGACAACGGCTTCAAGACCTTCATCGTCTCGGGCGGCGGCATCGAGTTCATGCGCCCCTGGACCGATAACGTCTACGGCATCCCGCCGGAGCAGGTGGTGGGTAGCAGCATCAAGACCAGGTTCGAGATGCGTCCGGACGGCCCGGTGCTCATCCGGCTGCCGGACATGAACTTTGTCGACGACAAGACCGGCAAGCCCGTGGGCATCAACTCCCATATAGGCCGGCGACCCATCGCCGCCTTCGGCAACTCCGACGGCGACCTGCAGATGCTCCAATGGACCATGGCAGGCCCCGGCGCACGGTTCGCCCTGCTGGTGCACCACACAGACGCCGAGCGGGAGTTCGCCTACGACAAGGGCGCGGAAAACGCTCTCAAGGAAGCGGCAGCCAATGGCTGGACCGTTGTGGACATGAAGGATGACTGGAACGCAGTCTACCCGCCGGATGGGCAGTGA
- a CDS encoding ubiquinol-cytochrome c reductase iron-sulfur subunit, which produces MKENSSTETATPTSAPTRRRFLNWAWAFFGLAAVTELGWLGVSFLNFRKDRSTPARAKSIITAGPVDMFEPATVTAIPQGQLYLARLEDGGFLALSRTCTHLGCSLRWDEEQGKFICPCHGSSYNAAGEVLTAPAPRPLDCYPVRIENGIVKVDIAAPQKRQCFEPGQVTRV; this is translated from the coding sequence ATGAAGGAAAACAGCTCCACGGAAACGGCAACGCCCACGTCTGCGCCCACTCGGCGGCGGTTTCTCAACTGGGCCTGGGCCTTCTTCGGCCTGGCCGCCGTGACGGAGCTCGGCTGGCTGGGCGTATCGTTCCTCAACTTCCGCAAGGACCGCAGCACGCCGGCCAGGGCGAAGAGCATCATCACGGCCGGGCCTGTGGATATGTTCGAGCCGGCCACCGTGACCGCCATCCCCCAGGGGCAGCTCTACCTGGCGCGTCTGGAGGACGGCGGCTTCCTCGCCCTCTCGCGCACGTGCACCCACCTGGGCTGCTCGCTGCGTTGGGACGAGGAGCAGGGCAAGTTCATCTGCCCCTGCCACGGCTCCTCCTACAACGCCGCCGGCGAGGTGCTCACGGCGCCGGCTCCAAGACCGCTGGACTGCTACCCGGTGCGCATCGAGAACGGCATCGTAAAGGTGGACATCGCCGCGCCGCAGAAACGGCAGTGCTTCGAGCCCGGCCAGGTCACACGGGTGTAG
- a CDS encoding DUF1214 domain-containing protein has product MKQILLHSITVLLAAFILAVQPASAAESVTLSDDQVADIVQRSYQYVAMYNVNNKFAITQGGWNTVVADTTLKDHTQTDIPRPNNDTLYIGCLLDLREDAMILDIPTFDSKYVSLMVTAYDHYVAVPMSTRRGDFAQPERVLFYSENTRGYDGEPVEGVDRTIKTTGDFVSAVFRVMPHFNEANRSRKIMGAMQEVTLTSLSEFQGGEARPASDPGFPAIGATDLDTYENNLLEVMQFVFNHVKFDPNNPLDQAVLADYAQLGVVPGKEYDPSAVAQIDGARFRKAADGFRQYALAAMLDPEVTARITPLMFQPKGQTSLEAISILSVVGPLGIPVQEAAYPALSTADGQTMNALNDYVIRMSKDELPPATAFWSMTLYDTDNGFFIPNDRKKYSVGENAGMELNKDGGIEVHIAAEKPEGVPEANWLPINRKDQNLDIIMRIYVPDLEKLKTWKAPKIEKAS; this is encoded by the coding sequence ATGAAACAGATACTCTTGCATTCCATCACCGTACTGCTGGCGGCGTTCATCCTGGCCGTCCAACCCGCTTCGGCCGCAGAGAGCGTTACACTCAGCGACGATCAGGTCGCGGACATTGTACAGCGCTCCTATCAGTATGTCGCGATGTATAACGTCAACAACAAGTTCGCCATCACCCAGGGCGGCTGGAACACCGTCGTTGCCGATACCACGCTCAAAGACCACACCCAGACGGACATCCCCCGGCCAAACAACGACACGTTGTACATTGGCTGTTTGCTGGACCTGCGCGAAGACGCCATGATCCTGGACATCCCGACGTTCGATTCGAAATACGTCTCCCTTATGGTCACGGCCTATGACCACTACGTGGCCGTGCCCATGTCCACACGGCGGGGCGATTTTGCACAGCCCGAGCGGGTTCTGTTCTACTCTGAAAACACCAGAGGCTACGACGGCGAGCCCGTGGAGGGCGTGGACAGGACGATCAAGACCACGGGCGACTTCGTCTCCGCCGTCTTCCGGGTCATGCCCCACTTCAACGAGGCTAATCGTTCCCGAAAAATCATGGGCGCAATGCAGGAAGTAACGCTCACGTCGCTCTCGGAGTTCCAGGGAGGCGAGGCCAGACCGGCGAGCGATCCAGGTTTCCCTGCCATCGGCGCAACCGATCTGGACACGTACGAGAACAACCTGCTCGAAGTGATGCAGTTCGTCTTCAACCATGTGAAGTTCGACCCAAACAACCCTCTGGACCAGGCCGTGCTGGCGGATTACGCCCAGTTGGGTGTCGTCCCCGGCAAGGAGTACGACCCGTCCGCAGTCGCCCAAATCGATGGTGCGCGCTTTCGCAAAGCCGCCGACGGGTTCCGCCAATATGCGCTGGCCGCAATGCTTGATCCCGAAGTAACCGCGAGGATCACCCCGTTGATGTTCCAGCCCAAGGGACAAACAAGCCTGGAGGCGATCTCCATTCTTTCCGTTGTCGGCCCTCTCGGCATACCTGTTCAGGAGGCGGCCTACCCGGCGTTGAGCACGGCCGACGGCCAGACCATGAACGCGCTCAATGACTACGTCATCCGCATGAGCAAGGACGAGTTGCCTCCGGCCACAGCCTTCTGGTCCATGACCCTGTATGATACGGATAACGGGTTCTTCATTCCCAATGACCGCAAAAAATACAGCGTGGGCGAGAACGCGGGCATGGAGCTGAACAAGGACGGCGGCATCGAGGTCCACATCGCGGCCGAGAAGCCCGAGGGCGTGCCCGAAGCGAACTGGCTGCCTATCAACCGCAAGGACCAGAACCTGGACATCATCATGCGCATCTATGTGCCGGACCTGGAAAAGCTGAAGACCTGGAAGGCGCCGAAAATCGAAAAAGCGTCTTAG
- a CDS encoding arylsulfatase, with protein MMKKRALLIAFVFLSVFCLAAFAQAADKPNILLIVSDDTGYGDLGVYGGGEGRGMPTPNFDRLADEGMAMFSFYAQPSCTPGRAAMQTGRIPNRSGMTTVAFQGQGGGLPAAEWTLASVLKQAGYQTYFTGKWHLGEADYALPNAQGYDEMKYAFLYHLNAYTYGDPKWFPDMDPKLRDMFQKVTKGSLSGKAGEQAKEDFKVNGEYVDTPDKGVVGVPFLDQYVEKATLEFLDEAAKSDKPFFINANFMKVHQPNLPAPEFEHKSLSKTKYADSIVELDTRVGNIMNKLRELGLDKNTLVFWTTDNGAWQDVYPDAGYTPFRGTKGTVREGGNRVPAIAWMPGKIKAGVRNNDILGGLDLMATFASVAGIKLPEKDREDKPIVFDSYDMSPVLFGTGKCERTNWFYFTENELTPGAVRAGNYKAVFNLRGDDGQATGALAVDSNLGWKGPEKYVATAPQIFDLWQDPQERYDIFMNNYTERTWTLVTFNQAVSELMKTYVKDPPRKLQSEVYTGPVTISQYQRLQYVRERLQNEGIHIPLPSGN; from the coding sequence ATGATGAAAAAAAGAGCGTTGCTGATTGCTTTTGTTTTCTTGAGTGTCTTCTGTCTTGCCGCGTTTGCACAAGCGGCCGATAAACCGAACATCCTGTTGATTGTTTCCGACGACACCGGCTACGGCGATCTCGGCGTGTACGGCGGCGGCGAAGGCCGCGGCATGCCCACGCCCAACTTCGACCGCCTAGCCGACGAGGGCATGGCGATGTTCTCGTTCTACGCCCAGCCGAGCTGCACCCCGGGCCGCGCCGCCATGCAGACCGGCCGCATCCCCAACCGCAGCGGCATGACCACCGTGGCATTCCAGGGCCAGGGCGGTGGGTTGCCGGCGGCCGAGTGGACCCTGGCCTCGGTGCTCAAGCAGGCCGGCTACCAGACCTACTTTACCGGCAAATGGCACCTGGGCGAGGCCGACTACGCCCTGCCCAACGCCCAGGGCTACGACGAGATGAAGTACGCCTTCCTGTACCACCTCAACGCCTATACCTACGGCGATCCGAAGTGGTTCCCGGACATGGACCCCAAGCTGCGCGACATGTTCCAGAAGGTGACCAAGGGCTCGCTCTCCGGCAAGGCTGGCGAGCAGGCCAAAGAAGACTTCAAGGTTAACGGCGAGTATGTGGACACCCCGGACAAGGGCGTGGTCGGCGTTCCTTTCCTGGACCAGTATGTGGAAAAAGCCACCCTGGAGTTTCTTGACGAAGCGGCCAAGTCCGACAAGCCGTTCTTCATCAACGCGAACTTCATGAAGGTGCACCAGCCCAACCTGCCGGCGCCCGAGTTCGAGCACAAGTCCCTGTCCAAGACCAAGTACGCCGACTCCATCGTGGAGCTCGACACCAGGGTCGGCAACATCATGAACAAGCTCCGCGAGCTCGGTCTCGACAAGAACACCCTGGTCTTCTGGACCACGGACAACGGCGCCTGGCAGGACGTGTATCCCGACGCCGGCTACACGCCGTTCCGCGGCACCAAGGGCACGGTCCGCGAAGGCGGCAACCGTGTTCCGGCCATTGCCTGGATGCCTGGAAAGATCAAGGCCGGCGTCCGGAATAACGACATCCTCGGCGGTCTGGACCTGATGGCCACCTTCGCCTCCGTGGCCGGAATCAAGCTTCCGGAGAAGGACCGTGAGGACAAGCCGATCGTCTTCGACAGCTACGACATGTCCCCCGTGCTGTTCGGCACCGGCAAGTGCGAGCGCACCAACTGGTTCTACTTCACCGAGAACGAGCTGACCCCCGGCGCCGTCCGCGCCGGCAACTACAAGGCAGTGTTCAACCTGCGCGGCGACGACGGACAGGCCACCGGCGCCCTGGCCGTGGACAGCAACCTGGGCTGGAAGGGCCCCGAGAAGTACGTGGCCACCGCGCCGCAGATCTTCGATCTCTGGCAGGACCCGCAGGAGCGCTACGACATCTTCATGAACAACTATACGGAGCGGACCTGGACGCTGGTGACCTTCAACCAAGCCGTCAGCGAGTTGATGAAGACCTACGTGAAGGACCCGCCGCGCAAGCTCCAGAGCGAGGTCTACACCGGTCCTGTGACCATTTCCCAATATCAGCGTCTCCAATACGTTCGGGAAAGGCTCCAGAATGAAGGCATCCACATTCCGCTGCCTTCCGGCAACTAG